A DNA window from Bdellovibrio sp. BCCA contains the following coding sequences:
- a CDS encoding beta-sandwich domain-containing protein: MSLHFFQKVLIAVLMGAQVAFAAELPKPPAPPVQPSPPPGQAQYEGVGRIDQVTRQVGGEIYRLDLARALPLVRLEAKSKMGRLKIYSTTVVTDKGDKIPVRQLAGVLVDEPSPAISSEALNIPTGIAAIEVLAEAMGGEATLEIKAFSTKEAPKLSLGSRVPEFSCKKNIDALLKDKLEPVQLWVSRAEAAAPGSVQEKFAGNQLKDQVNDYIATLRMGGAYTSTTYLLTLLNFFADQYNAVRSGGVSEPAYKTLLTATYDVLQLAIQNELPCRRFPSDSLIQIALDLNKKQLSMTEGSRARPLYISIMTKVRDMIPGQYRKEISAANWNFRQADTEGTNYYKLYVGAKDDAFLKTTHRDMSAYAFVVAEQALQKEVKLMDIEQRYQLIVEYQAKYNANADFPQVVAGRYLAILSDQNLYLPIFK, from the coding sequence ATGTCTCTTCATTTTTTTCAGAAAGTTCTCATCGCAGTTCTCATGGGCGCACAAGTAGCGTTTGCGGCGGAATTACCGAAGCCACCGGCTCCTCCGGTACAACCGTCTCCTCCGCCGGGACAGGCTCAGTATGAAGGCGTCGGTCGTATTGACCAGGTCACGCGCCAAGTGGGAGGAGAGATTTACCGTCTGGATCTTGCTCGTGCTTTGCCGTTGGTGCGCCTTGAAGCAAAATCAAAAATGGGTCGTCTTAAGATCTATTCGACAACTGTTGTAACTGATAAAGGTGATAAAATTCCTGTGCGCCAATTAGCAGGAGTTCTTGTTGATGAGCCAAGTCCTGCGATCAGTTCGGAGGCGCTGAATATTCCGACAGGCATTGCAGCCATTGAAGTTCTTGCCGAAGCGATGGGCGGGGAAGCGACTTTGGAAATCAAAGCGTTCTCGACAAAGGAAGCGCCGAAACTTTCTTTGGGCAGTCGTGTGCCGGAGTTTTCGTGTAAGAAAAATATCGACGCTCTTCTTAAAGATAAGCTAGAGCCGGTTCAGCTTTGGGTGTCTCGTGCGGAAGCCGCGGCTCCTGGGTCAGTACAAGAAAAATTCGCAGGCAATCAATTGAAAGATCAAGTGAACGACTACATTGCAACATTGCGCATGGGTGGTGCTTATACGTCGACAACTTATCTTTTAACACTATTGAATTTCTTTGCAGATCAATACAATGCTGTGAGATCAGGCGGCGTTTCTGAACCCGCTTATAAAACATTGTTAACGGCGACCTATGACGTTCTACAGTTGGCGATCCAAAACGAATTGCCATGCCGTCGTTTTCCAAGTGATTCGTTAATCCAAATCGCGTTGGATCTAAATAAGAAACAGCTTTCTATGACAGAAGGAAGCCGTGCGCGTCCTCTTTATATTTCTATCATGACGAAGGTGCGTGACATGATTCCTGGACAATATCGCAAAGAAATTTCTGCTGCGAACTGGAACTTCCGCCAAGCTGATACAGAAGGCACAAACTACTACAAACTTTATGTCGGTGCTAAAGATGATGCGTTCTTAAAAACCACTCATCGTGATATGAGCGCTTACGCATTTGTGGTGGCTGAACAAGCCCTGCAAAAAGAAGTGAAACTCATGGATATCGAACAAAGATATCAACTGATCGTAGAGTATCAAGCTAAGTACAACGCCAACGCCGACTTCCCACAAGTTGTGGCGGGTCGCTACTTGGCGATCTTGTCAGATCAAAACTTGTATCTGCCGATCTTTAAATAG
- a CDS encoding helix-turn-helix domain-containing protein, with protein MNEKEKSQASPMLHALRGLVKSSDITYEDLGKKMGLSPDTIKRLLNGRIPITLQRISEICDILEIDLYELARLSKFGSKGPTTFLTLEQEKALASDDELFAVFYLAVMGFSFDEISKKFKFSQEKILKIALELESFGILELHPKNKLKMMVYRKVRWNMNGPLHKKYMVPMTVDFAADVYQTPESFKFFFNCPLSSDSQEIVLRKLKELGREIEHMSEMDLNIHGAMDSNINILIGAKTWMPEVVRKLMK; from the coding sequence ATGAATGAAAAAGAAAAAAGCCAAGCGTCTCCGATGCTTCACGCTCTTCGGGGTCTAGTGAAAAGTTCCGACATCACATATGAAGATCTTGGAAAGAAAATGGGACTGAGTCCTGACACCATCAAACGTCTTTTGAATGGTCGCATTCCTATTACTCTGCAAAGAATTTCTGAAATATGCGACATCTTAGAGATCGACTTGTACGAACTCGCCCGCCTTTCAAAATTTGGCAGCAAAGGACCGACGACGTTTTTAACGCTGGAGCAGGAAAAAGCCCTGGCGTCTGACGATGAACTCTTTGCGGTTTTTTATTTGGCCGTGATGGGATTTTCTTTTGATGAAATTTCCAAAAAATTTAAATTCAGCCAGGAAAAAATCCTCAAAATTGCGCTTGAGCTTGAATCATTTGGTATTTTGGAACTTCATCCGAAAAATAAATTAAAGATGATGGTCTATCGCAAAGTCCGTTGGAACATGAATGGTCCGCTTCACAAAAAATACATGGTGCCAATGACCGTGGATTTCGCGGCAGATGTTTACCAAACACCGGAATCCTTTAAATTCTTTTTCAACTGTCCTCTATCATCGGATTCCCAGGAAATTGTCTTGCGCAAATTAAAAGAACTCGGACGCGAGATTGAACACATGTCCGAAATGGATCTCAATATTCACGGTGCGATGGATTCAAATATCAATATTCTGATCGGCGCAAAAACCTGGATGCCCGAAGTCGTTCGCAAACTGATGAAATAA
- a CDS encoding tail fiber domain-containing protein, with product MNRYRLLVALLSLALSLQHTVAYASPSTLTYQGRIVKDDGSPLEFGSVSFIFKITDPSGACIIYQEQVNGYDMTNSNGVFDVPIGNGTVTYPTDGSLSLLEAFNNSRSFTCSGSSTYAAKADDGRNLRVQFFDGVGWKTISPDNVIRTVPFAGYALSAQKLGTYAANDFLVKAGLPTCASGSYLTWDGSALTCATPAAPPSTNLSGDVSGTLSANTVDKIKGVSVNFSSLNSGEVLKYNGSAWVNGSLSSSSLSDGSSLLKASQMPTNCSANQTLTFSSPTGSWTCDNITVTAANFGSQSANTFLAAPNGSAGNASFRTIAAADLPAGVATQWTTSSSNIYYNSGNVGIGTNSPTAKLEVAGTVYSTTGGFKFPDGTIQTTASTSSYVTVGTFDGYSRNVFVGAGHSNGTATGSSNEAYGDSSLNSLTTGYRNIAIGINALDSVTSGTQNIGIGEHAGDNAKTGSNNIAIGHHTSFASATGSNQLNIGNWIYGTNGDIGIGNSSPTQILEVSSSAKVPLITSTGGYGGDYVGGGFLAQGMPRANGYFAFNTAHEWFAGIPYGGDGYAINYKPTSSHSNSTSDITGIGGNLNYFYISTNGKVGIGTTSPNYNLHVIGNAGLSTGTSWTNASDIRLKDIQGDYEYGLKEVLQLHTVRYNYKKGNPLGLPSDYSKTGFIAQEVQKVIPDAVSVRDDGYLELNVDPIHWAVVNAVQDLNKEITRLNTENQELRQRLDQQEKELVAIKAKLGL from the coding sequence ATGAATAGGTATCGTCTTCTTGTAGCACTGCTAAGTCTCGCCTTGTCCCTTCAGCACACCGTGGCCTACGCATCACCTTCCACTCTCACGTATCAAGGTCGTATCGTTAAAGATGATGGATCTCCGCTGGAATTCGGAAGCGTGAGTTTTATTTTTAAAATCACAGACCCTTCCGGTGCCTGCATTATTTATCAAGAGCAAGTGAACGGTTATGATATGACAAATTCCAACGGTGTGTTTGACGTTCCGATCGGCAATGGCACGGTCACTTACCCGACGGATGGATCTTTAAGTCTTCTGGAAGCTTTCAACAATTCCCGTTCTTTTACTTGCAGCGGAAGTTCCACTTATGCCGCGAAAGCTGACGACGGAAGAAACTTGCGCGTGCAGTTTTTTGATGGCGTTGGTTGGAAAACGATTTCTCCTGACAACGTCATTCGCACGGTGCCTTTTGCGGGTTACGCGCTTTCTGCCCAAAAACTTGGAACTTATGCTGCAAATGATTTCCTGGTTAAAGCGGGGCTTCCGACATGTGCTTCGGGAAGTTATCTTACTTGGGACGGCAGCGCTTTAACTTGCGCGACTCCAGCGGCTCCTCCTTCAACAAATCTTTCCGGAGACGTCAGTGGCACTTTATCTGCCAACACTGTGGATAAAATCAAAGGCGTGAGTGTTAATTTTAGCTCCCTTAATTCAGGCGAAGTTCTTAAATACAATGGCAGTGCTTGGGTGAACGGAAGTCTCTCCTCATCGAGTCTTTCTGACGGTTCAAGTTTACTAAAAGCTTCTCAGATGCCGACGAACTGCTCTGCAAATCAAACACTGACGTTTTCTTCGCCCACAGGCAGTTGGACTTGCGATAACATCACTGTTACAGCCGCAAACTTTGGATCTCAGTCTGCGAATACTTTTTTAGCAGCACCTAATGGCTCCGCAGGGAATGCTTCCTTTAGAACGATCGCCGCGGCGGATTTACCTGCGGGTGTTGCCACACAGTGGACAACATCTTCATCCAATATCTATTATAACAGTGGAAATGTTGGTATTGGCACAAACTCCCCGACTGCCAAACTGGAAGTGGCGGGAACTGTTTATTCCACAACAGGCGGATTTAAATTCCCTGATGGCACGATACAAACAACGGCGAGTACAAGTTCTTACGTCACCGTCGGCACCTTTGATGGATACAGTCGCAATGTCTTTGTCGGCGCGGGCCACAGCAATGGCACCGCGACCGGATCTTCCAACGAAGCCTATGGAGATAGCAGTTTAAACTCACTGACAACAGGTTACCGCAATATTGCTATCGGCATTAACGCTCTGGATAGTGTCACTTCGGGCACACAAAATATTGGTATTGGTGAGCACGCCGGTGATAACGCGAAGACAGGTTCAAATAATATAGCCATTGGCCATCACACCTCTTTTGCTTCAGCGACCGGAAGCAATCAACTGAACATTGGAAATTGGATTTACGGAACCAATGGAGATATTGGAATTGGAAATTCCAGTCCCACACAAATCCTTGAGGTCAGTTCATCGGCAAAAGTGCCGTTGATCACCTCAACAGGCGGCTACGGAGGAGATTACGTCGGAGGCGGATTCCTTGCGCAAGGAATGCCGAGAGCCAATGGATACTTCGCTTTCAATACCGCCCATGAATGGTTTGCGGGGATTCCTTATGGTGGTGATGGTTATGCCATCAACTACAAACCAACATCGTCTCACTCTAACTCCACATCGGATATCACGGGCATTGGTGGCAACTTGAATTATTTTTATATCTCAACGAATGGCAAAGTAGGTATTGGTACAACGTCTCCGAATTACAACTTGCACGTCATCGGAAATGCCGGATTAAGCACGGGAACATCTTGGACGAATGCCTCAGATATTCGCTTAAAAGACATCCAAGGTGACTATGAATACGGCCTTAAAGAAGTTTTGCAGCTTCACACCGTGAGATATAACTATAAAAAAGGAAATCCATTGGGACTTCCTTCGGACTACTCAAAAACAGGTTTCATCGCGCAAGAGGTTCAAAAAGTCATTCCTGATGCTGTCAGCGTAAGGGATGACGGCTACCTCGAACTCAATGTGGATCCCATCCATTGGGCGGTTGTCAATGCTGTGCAAGATCTCAATAAAGAAATCACGCGTCTGAATACCGAGAATCAAGAACTTCGCCAACGACTCGATCAGCAAGAAAAAGAATTGGTAGCCATCAAAGCCAAGCTGGGTCTTTAA
- a CDS encoding DUF4423 domain-containing protein, which translates to MILLLKQMKRFNRAVDILKYDYESRRQRNPRFSKRSYAKFLGISSGRLADLMNERIPLSEKMALLVYKKLDVTSEDQEHFLNLVRNEQVHKMDRRRKINFDKQVIFLKDTKKSLEEALKILESGDTDLCDFTSVTVPVSAKKLDQIRVLVRQFQFNLAALAHEENVEDTYCLSIQLVPTSRIEK; encoded by the coding sequence ATGATTTTGCTACTTAAGCAGATGAAGAGATTCAACAGGGCCGTCGACATTCTAAAATACGATTACGAGTCGCGAAGGCAACGCAACCCGCGTTTTTCAAAAAGGTCCTACGCGAAATTTCTGGGAATCTCCAGTGGTCGACTTGCCGATCTCATGAATGAACGAATTCCTCTGAGCGAAAAAATGGCTTTGCTGGTTTATAAAAAACTTGATGTCACCAGCGAAGATCAAGAGCACTTTTTAAATCTTGTGCGCAATGAACAAGTTCACAAAATGGACCGCCGTCGCAAAATCAATTTTGATAAGCAGGTGATCTTTCTTAAAGACACGAAAAAATCTTTGGAAGAAGCGCTGAAGATTTTAGAGTCTGGCGACACCGACTTATGTGACTTTACCTCCGTCACGGTCCCTGTGAGCGCAAAGAAGTTGGATCAGATTCGAGTTCTCGTAAGACAGTTTCAATTCAACTTAGCGGCTCTCGCGCACGAAGAAAATGTCGAGGACACTTATTGTTTAAGCATACAGCTTGTGCCGACCTCCAGAATTGAGAAATAA
- the pal gene encoding peptidoglycan-associated lipoprotein Pal translates to MVRKLALGLVACALVAGCKGKQTQSDQSIETMPTGGQSTAIDSAPLSFDPMGSDSGKIDGLVTVHFGYDKSNLDAAAKKDVATNIQWMKAHPGVKVQIEGHCDSRGTIEYNVALGERRANAVKAYMISSGIPADRLSVISYGKEKPIEMGDSEAAWAKNRRANFVPAQ, encoded by the coding sequence ATGGTTCGTAAATTAGCTCTAGGTCTTGTTGCCTGCGCACTTGTTGCTGGTTGCAAAGGAAAACAAACTCAATCAGATCAATCAATTGAAACAATGCCGACAGGTGGACAATCTACAGCGATTGACTCTGCACCTCTTAGTTTTGATCCAATGGGTTCTGACTCTGGAAAAATCGATGGTCTTGTGACTGTTCACTTTGGCTACGATAAATCAAACCTAGATGCTGCAGCTAAAAAAGACGTTGCGACAAACATCCAATGGATGAAAGCTCACCCTGGTGTGAAAGTTCAAATTGAAGGTCACTGTGATTCTCGTGGTACAATTGAGTACAACGTAGCTTTGGGCGAAAGACGCGCAAACGCAGTGAAAGCTTACATGATCAGCTCTGGTATCCCAGCAGATCGTTTGAGCGTGATCAGCTACGGTAAAGAAAAACCAATTGAGATGGGTGACTCTGAAGCTGCTTGGGCGAAAAACCGCCGCGCAAACTTCGTTCCTGCTCAGTAA
- a CDS encoding DUF4398 domain-containing protein yields the protein MRLQRLFIGILLFTVIVGCQTVPAPIEDYSLARAALDAARSVQAARHSPGYWHQAEEAYRKGRIYFEDRDFGKAKEQFVRARVAAEKAENSARLIRQRTGDVL from the coding sequence ATGAGACTACAAAGACTTTTCATCGGAATTTTACTTTTCACGGTGATCGTTGGTTGTCAGACAGTTCCCGCACCCATTGAGGATTATTCCCTCGCACGAGCTGCACTAGATGCGGCTCGTTCTGTTCAAGCGGCCCGTCACTCTCCCGGATACTGGCATCAGGCGGAAGAGGCTTATCGCAAGGGCCGCATCTATTTTGAAGATCGTGATTTTGGAAAAGCCAAAGAACAGTTTGTTCGTGCCCGAGTTGCTGCTGAAAAAGCAGAAAACTCCGCTCGTTTGATTCGCCAAAGAACTGGAGATGTTCTATGA
- a CDS encoding tetratricopeptide repeat protein: MKFAIALVATTLFLTGCLKTRNDVRENEQRQVMQQQVVTLQRTNADAAGRVSDLEESIRELNGRVDVVENRIGQGNSGVENALKSSQEQNRDLNQKVMILQEALTKMEKDILALNAELQAVKAQKAAHAEVPVKLSKKDIYEAAQGYFEKKDWKQAILNYQKYRDENPKGGKFADATYKIGVSFQELGMKDEAKTFYDEVVSKFPKSEEARRAKIRLKGLKK, encoded by the coding sequence ATGAAGTTCGCTATTGCTCTTGTTGCAACGACATTATTCCTTACAGGTTGTTTGAAAACTCGTAACGATGTTCGTGAAAATGAACAGCGCCAAGTGATGCAACAACAAGTCGTTACTTTGCAAAGAACCAATGCGGATGCGGCGGGAAGAGTTTCTGATCTCGAAGAATCCATCCGTGAACTCAATGGTCGCGTGGATGTGGTTGAAAATCGCATCGGTCAAGGAAACTCTGGTGTTGAAAACGCTTTGAAATCTTCTCAAGAGCAAAACCGTGACTTGAATCAAAAAGTGATGATTTTGCAAGAAGCCCTCACAAAAATGGAAAAAGACATCCTGGCTTTGAATGCAGAACTTCAAGCCGTGAAAGCGCAGAAGGCGGCTCATGCGGAAGTGCCTGTAAAACTTTCGAAAAAAGATATCTACGAAGCGGCTCAAGGTTATTTTGAAAAGAAGGATTGGAAACAAGCGATCCTGAATTATCAAAAATACCGCGATGAGAACCCGAAAGGCGGCAAATTTGCCGATGCGACTTACAAAATCGGAGTATCCTTCCAAGAATTGGGCATGAAAGACGAAGCAAAAACCTTTTACGATGAAGTTGTGAGCAAATTTCCGAAGTCAGAAGAAGCTCGTCGTGCTAAGATCCGTTTGAAGGGTTTAAAAAAGTAA
- the tsaD gene encoding tRNA (adenosine(37)-N6)-threonylcarbamoyltransferase complex transferase subunit TsaD: protein MDRVLAIETSCDDTSVAIVDRGGWVHSVVAASQDLEHEMYGGIVPEIAARNHSIALIPLIEEALKKANMKWSDIQGIAVTNRPGLIGALIVGLVTAKSLAQAKKIPFLGVNHLEGHLLAPFLKDSQYAPPEDFDYPYVGLAISGGHTSLYQIKGLGDYRVLGATKDDAAGECFDKFAKMAGLGFPGGVRIDQMAKTGNREAFEFPRSMIHDETFDMSFSGLKSSGQRMLEQLGPELVQEQLPDLCASFQEAIVDVLIAKLDRAAKVYRAKRVILTGGVSANSRLRARAEEWAQKKGLSLVVPPIRYCTDNAAMIGYAGILRMNAGEFSSLDLGPSPQPLVTDFR from the coding sequence ATTGATCGAGTATTAGCCATTGAAACCAGTTGTGATGACACCTCTGTAGCGATTGTAGATCGCGGCGGATGGGTTCACTCTGTGGTGGCTGCCTCTCAAGATCTTGAACACGAAATGTACGGCGGTATTGTTCCCGAAATCGCCGCCCGCAATCACTCCATCGCTTTAATTCCGTTGATCGAAGAAGCTTTGAAAAAAGCCAATATGAAATGGTCTGATATTCAGGGCATTGCCGTGACAAACCGCCCGGGTTTGATCGGGGCTTTGATTGTGGGTTTAGTAACGGCGAAATCCTTAGCTCAAGCTAAAAAAATTCCTTTCTTGGGTGTGAATCATTTGGAAGGTCATTTGCTTGCGCCTTTTTTAAAAGACTCTCAATACGCACCTCCCGAAGATTTTGATTATCCTTATGTGGGCCTTGCCATCAGCGGAGGCCACACAAGTCTTTATCAGATCAAAGGACTTGGTGATTACCGCGTGCTTGGTGCCACCAAAGACGATGCGGCCGGGGAGTGTTTTGATAAATTCGCAAAAATGGCAGGCTTGGGTTTCCCAGGGGGCGTGCGCATTGATCAGATGGCAAAAACGGGAAATCGCGAAGCTTTCGAGTTTCCTCGCAGCATGATCCATGATGAAACTTTTGATATGAGTTTTTCAGGATTAAAATCATCAGGCCAAAGAATGCTCGAACAATTAGGCCCTGAATTAGTTCAAGAACAATTGCCGGACTTGTGTGCCTCTTTTCAAGAAGCTATTGTTGACGTCCTCATTGCAAAACTGGATCGTGCCGCCAAAGTTTATAGAGCCAAACGTGTGATCCTCACGGGAGGCGTGAGTGCCAACTCTCGCTTACGTGCGCGTGCAGAAGAGTGGGCGCAGAAAAAAGGTTTAAGCCTTGTGGTTCCTCCAATTCGTTATTGCACAGATAATGCGGCGATGATTGGTTATGCAGGTATTTTAAGAATGAACGCTGGTGAATTTTCTTCTTTGGATTTGGGACCTTCTCCGCAGCCATTAGTTACGGATTTTAGATGA
- the rsmA gene encoding 16S rRNA (adenine(1518)-N(6)/adenine(1519)-N(6))-dimethyltransferase RsmA, translated as MSQSRERLEQTLQELGILAKKSLGQNFLVSDLVIERIINKVKEFTPEALVEVGPGPGALTYFLRQMNVPLTLIELDRVIAAYWREQNIPVIEEDALRLDWSQFYSDKKLVFVSNLPYQISSSIVIDRSLEDKGVEHMVLMFQKEVAQRIRAPAQSEHYGLLSVIAQTFWKPEMVTEAGPRDFSPPPRVASRVLAFSRIESPVQNRKAFLNFVKAAFAQRRKLLKKNLAGLLSQKKLTEEQLVGWMAEMGFKETARAEELSPAQFVRLYKNFGFEP; from the coding sequence ATGAGTCAATCCCGTGAACGTTTAGAGCAGACCCTTCAAGAACTAGGGATTCTTGCTAAAAAATCTTTAGGTCAAAACTTTCTTGTCAGTGATTTGGTCATTGAGCGCATCATCAACAAGGTCAAAGAATTTACTCCCGAAGCTTTAGTCGAAGTGGGACCCGGCCCGGGAGCTTTGACGTATTTCTTGCGCCAAATGAATGTGCCGCTGACTTTGATTGAATTAGATCGTGTGATTGCCGCTTATTGGAGAGAACAAAACATCCCAGTGATTGAAGAAGATGCTTTACGCTTGGACTGGTCCCAATTCTACTCTGATAAAAAATTAGTTTTCGTGAGCAACCTTCCTTACCAAATTTCTTCTAGCATTGTGATTGATCGCTCGTTGGAAGATAAAGGTGTTGAGCACATGGTGCTCATGTTTCAAAAAGAAGTCGCGCAAAGAATCAGAGCACCCGCGCAGTCCGAGCATTACGGTCTTTTAAGCGTGATTGCGCAGACCTTCTGGAAACCAGAAATGGTGACCGAGGCGGGACCTCGGGATTTTTCTCCTCCTCCGCGCGTGGCAAGCCGTGTTTTGGCGTTCTCACGTATTGAGTCGCCGGTGCAAAACCGTAAAGCTTTCTTAAACTTTGTTAAGGCGGCCTTTGCTCAGCGCCGTAAGCTCCTCAAGAAAAATTTAGCTGGTCTTTTAAGTCAAAAAAAGCTAACTGAAGAGCAATTGGTGGGCTGGATGGCCGAGATGGGTTTTAAAGAAACTGCTCGTGCTGAAGAACTCAGCCCTGCGCAGTTTGTCCGTCTTTATAAGAACTTTGGATTTGAACCATGA
- the smpB gene encoding SsrA-binding protein SmpB produces the protein MSILIVQENKKARFDYTIVETYEAGLQLMGSEVKSLRNKDVQLKDSYISFRGDEAFLQNAHIAEYKASSYNNHAPERLRKLLLNRKELDEIFGALKEKGYSCVPLKIYFKNGRAKLEIALVKGKKTHDKREAIKKRDVSDQIRSSLRRSR, from the coding sequence ATGAGCATTTTAATTGTTCAAGAGAACAAAAAAGCCCGCTTTGATTATACGATCGTAGAAACCTACGAGGCGGGACTTCAGCTTATGGGAAGCGAAGTGAAGTCTTTGCGTAACAAAGACGTGCAATTGAAAGACTCTTATATCAGTTTCCGTGGTGACGAAGCGTTTTTGCAGAATGCGCACATCGCCGAATACAAAGCTTCTAGTTACAACAATCACGCGCCAGAGCGTCTTCGTAAACTTTTACTGAATCGCAAAGAGCTTGATGAAATTTTCGGAGCTTTGAAAGAAAAAGGTTACTCTTGCGTGCCACTCAAAATTTATTTTAAGAATGGCCGTGCAAAATTAGAGATTGCTTTAGTGAAGGGTAAGAAAACTCACGACAAGCGTGAAGCGATTAAGAAACGCGACGTTTCTGATCAAATTCGTTCAAGCTTAAGACGTTCTCGTTAG
- a CDS encoding HNH endonuclease gives MDLSKVTNSELLVRLEKLVRTERKITHLILCHINEVEARRLYAELGFDSMFKYLTKHLGYGEDSAYRRLQAARVLKQVPTVAEKLEEGSLNLTQLTQVQKCIKQEIKLGNKVDIHQTTQILEEIQNKSSFETQKYLAQEFNLPIQIHEVIKPQQDNSVRLEITFTEDQMKTLQQAKDLLSHVLPDGNWAELITLLAEKHIQKEMGKISNQRIKPPKRIIEANELEKSETKNFNNADIRELKLSNHSDALLGITGSLTSTHSFLAQRKRKNLKVTLKRALLKKANQRCEYTHPQSGKKCESTYQLQIDHLIPLAVGGLDTSGNLRVLCRAHNLHAAQRWGLLAIKDGNGTRT, from the coding sequence ATGGATCTTTCAAAAGTTACTAATTCTGAATTGTTAGTTCGTTTGGAAAAACTCGTCAGAACGGAAAGGAAAATCACACACTTGATTTTATGCCACATCAACGAAGTAGAAGCTCGGAGGCTTTATGCCGAGCTAGGGTTTGATTCTATGTTTAAATACCTCACGAAGCACTTAGGTTATGGCGAAGATAGTGCCTATCGCAGATTGCAGGCCGCTCGAGTATTAAAACAAGTGCCGACAGTCGCGGAAAAGCTCGAAGAAGGTTCATTGAATTTGACTCAGCTCACCCAAGTTCAAAAGTGTATTAAGCAGGAAATCAAACTTGGCAATAAAGTTGATATTCACCAAACAACTCAAATTTTAGAAGAGATTCAAAACAAGTCCAGCTTTGAAACTCAAAAGTATTTGGCTCAGGAATTTAACCTGCCGATACAAATTCACGAAGTGATCAAACCTCAACAAGATAATAGTGTTCGTCTGGAGATAACTTTCACAGAAGACCAAATGAAAACTCTGCAACAGGCTAAAGATTTGTTGTCTCATGTTTTACCGGATGGAAATTGGGCAGAGCTAATTACCCTGCTGGCCGAAAAGCATATTCAGAAAGAAATGGGAAAAATATCGAACCAAAGGATAAAACCGCCTAAACGAATCATTGAAGCTAACGAATTGGAAAAGTCAGAAACTAAAAATTTTAATAACGCCGACATTCGTGAACTAAAGCTGTCGAACCATTCGGATGCTTTACTAGGGATTACTGGGTCCTTAACCTCAACGCACAGTTTCTTGGCTCAGCGAAAAAGAAAGAATCTCAAAGTCACTCTAAAAAGAGCGCTCTTGAAAAAAGCGAATCAACGTTGTGAATATACGCATCCTCAAAGCGGAAAGAAATGCGAAAGTACTTATCAACTTCAGATCGATCACCTTATACCATTGGCCGTTGGTGGATTGGATACCTCAGGAAACTTAAGAGTGCTGTGTCGAGCCCACAATCTTCACGCAGCTCAGCGCTGGGGATTATTGGCAATCAAAGATGGAAATGGAACTCGGACTTAA
- a CDS encoding flagellar brake protein, whose amino-acid sequence MDKDIFALISRDEEKIKLWQDLAQAKGELLCKGQEDAVCKLRVSSYNSKSQSLECVFESSTTLKSQEEYLGHFFLGGEKYYFQTKAQIHHGRVAIPIPKELYHLQRRQNYRVRIPDGYHAFYNIILVNGQAQKITGQLADLSSQGCRVVYRMDNPLMKVGDQVTGHLIIAKRPPIEVQGVVRHIKVDDGNKVIQTFGIEFTPLIPIIENKLFAITMEIHKEVFKRPS is encoded by the coding sequence ATGGATAAAGACATCTTCGCCCTGATTAGCCGAGACGAAGAAAAAATCAAGCTGTGGCAGGATTTGGCACAAGCCAAAGGCGAACTTCTTTGCAAAGGCCAAGAAGATGCCGTTTGTAAACTGCGTGTCTCCTCTTACAACTCAAAATCACAAAGCTTAGAGTGCGTGTTTGAATCTTCAACGACTTTGAAATCTCAAGAAGAATACTTGGGTCATTTCTTTTTAGGCGGAGAAAAATATTACTTTCAAACTAAAGCTCAGATTCACCATGGCCGCGTTGCCATTCCCATTCCTAAAGAGTTGTATCACCTGCAACGTCGTCAAAATTATCGCGTGCGCATTCCTGACGGTTATCACGCGTTTTACAATATTATTTTAGTGAATGGACAAGCCCAAAAAATCACAGGACAGCTCGCGGACTTAAGCAGCCAAGGGTGTCGTGTGGTGTATCGCATGGACAATCCCTTGATGAAAGTGGGTGACCAAGTCACGGGTCACTTGATTATTGCGAAACGTCCGCCGATTGAAGTGCAAGGTGTTGTCCGTCATATCAAAGTCGATGACGGCAATAAGGTCATTCAAACTTTTGGTATCGAGTTCACTCCCCTTATTCCGATTATCGAAAATAAACTTTTTGCAATCACGATGGAAATTCATAAAGAAGTTTTCAAGCGTCCCAGCTAG